The Myxocyprinus asiaticus isolate MX2 ecotype Aquarium Trade chromosome 4, UBuf_Myxa_2, whole genome shotgun sequence nucleotide sequence TGTGCATGTATAATATATTGTACTTCACATTTATCTGTACTTTCTTTCACTGAGAGGAGAAACTCACTCTTTACAGCCAACAGATCATTGCAAGGAAATTACTAAAATAATTCACAGTTGGAGAAACATAAACTTGGACCAGGTTTATTGCATTTAATCAATAGCCACAGTCACTGAATTTTTACCATCTCATTGAAGGCTGTCAGTGAGATAACATTTCAATCACCTATTCCTATGATGCTACCACACGATactgaacagattttacacaaTTTATACTAGTATTTAAATTGTGTGATGTCTACTTAACAATAGAGAAAATAAGTCTAAGAATCATGTAGTGAGATTATACAACCTGTTGTTCAATCTTTCAAATCCATAAATGGAATTTAAATAGAACAACTTGGTGCCATTTTGGTCAAACTCATTTCAACTGTTCATAGAAGTACAGTACACTCGTTAACAAACTTCTTAAACTTCACAATATATGTCACGATTCAGAACTGGAATCATCTCTAATTCCACGATAACAGCAGCAACAGGCAACAGATGTAAACCACATGCTTCAGCAAAATGCATTATTGTTCACCTGCAAGACATCTAAATGGCTAAAAACACCTTGCTCATTCAATCTATTTCATCTCTCTATTCAACTATTAAACACTTGTCTTCACTTTCTCCTCTCAAACCCTCACAATCTCTCCTTAATTACACTTTCATGTGCTAGTAAGAATATGTCTGCAGTTGTGTATGAAGTATAACTTGTGAATTTGCATCTTTCCTCTTTTCATTCCTAATCCCATATCTAGAGTTAATAGTCTCCAATTAAAGtattacttgtgctttttctgaTGTTTGTGTGCGATATCTCCTCCCAAATCTGGGATGTTTGATGTAAAGGTACTTACAGTTAAAAAGAGGGAACATCAACCCACAATAAATAGTTTTGTGGAAAATGATTTGTGTTCTTGTGtgtgattggggggggggggagggggtgcCTTTGGGATTGCTCACATGCTTTTCTGAGAGTTTAACTGGCTTCAACACAGGCCTATGCCCCAGGGATCAAATGTCTCGTAGGGATTTTGGTTACTTATAAACATCTGCAGGATTTGTGCTATTACAGGTTAGTCAGGAACATGATTAGAGGATCACATGATTTATATGATTAGTACATATTCACATATATGTCAAATTCAACAAGTGCTTTTTTTTCTGATACATCTCaaaaggacaaaatattaaaagaaaatagTGTGCATAACTATAAGGACATAAGGATAGAAATATCCCATATGcctttttaaaacaataaatacacaaaaaaatggACACTTGAAAATAAGTGCTGCTGTGGTTATAATAAATCAAGAATGTATTTATGACTGTTGCATTGAGTGAATACAGACAAGTCACTGCTCAGTGTTTGGCAGTCTTCCATGTTAATGCCCATGCCATTGAGGACATTAACTAATGATGACTTGGACACTGCAGGCATTTTTCAAACCCAGACAGAATCGTAGTGCTAAATCAAAATGGAAATGTCTAGCGGCGAAGTGCCAGTGAAATAACATTGACTGAAGTTCAGTGCGAGAACTCTGGGTCACAGGATGCAGTGAATTTCATGTATCTGAACATGATGTCCTCAGATCAATGCAGGTCAGATGGTTCATGCAGCCTAAAATGACTTTAGATCTGAGCTGCCTTTCCTTTTATGTGAATGGAGCAAGGGAAGTATTGTATTTTACATGTGGATGTtatgaatatttattttgttattaatattatcagTTATAAGTATTTCCatgaattaattgaattaattacgaTCATGAATATAAACCTAGTAATTTTAATTCATTACTCCTAATGTTTTCTCTTAAGTTACTAATTGGTAGCACAGTTAtgctaaacaaaaaacaataaatacagtgTAGCCTAAATGGTTAGATACAAATACGTAACTTGGCCATGTACACCATactctctttaaatgcaaaacaaCAGAGAAGCAGGGTCAGAAATCAATCAGGATTcaaggcaaaaatgccaccgaaagtgTCTTGAGGAGGCACAAGAACCAAGAAAATACACCTGTGAAGCTGCAATACCAAGGCCAAAGCTTTGTGTTACGAATAGTTTTGTAAATcttaatttataaatgaacacATGTACATGATATCCATGGCAGGAACAATGAAGGAATGAAGTTGTGAATTTACTTTATGCTGATCCAAAATACACCATTTTATTTGAACACAGCTATTTTAGATCTCATCAATAATGCAGCACACTTAAGAGTCAGCATCCAATTGGGCACAAGTGAGTCTCAGCAGAATGGGGTGAGGTACTGTTGCTAAGGAAACACTCAGCACCAGAATAACCCAATGAGTCACACACATTTAGACAAAAATGGCTAATGGCAATGTGAATATTCTTTACAAATTAGAAAATGCCATTTAGATAGGACATTTTGATTTTGTAGTTATGCACACCCACAAGAGCTGAAAATGATCACAAAACTACGAGACTATGGCTCCCAAAGACTGCTTTAATTCGCCCATCTAGACAGGCAATAACAATTGATATAAAACTTGCCTTGACAATGACAAAATCTTCCCACAGGACTTCATGTGTCACACACAATGTATTATTGTGACATATGCATTAGGGGAACTCTATATCCCTCTTTCTCACCACCATTAATTGTGCCATTTCTGTAGAGCTGTAGAGAAAAGAAGCTGGGCAATTACCAGCTATAATCAATTATCTTCTGCTGTGTGGTTAGAACAGATGACAAAGGAAAGCATTTGCAAACGCAGATATTTTGCTTTGTCTTTCCCCACCAGTTGCTCACTCTGGTCTCTATAATAAAACATCCCTGCACAAGGACATAGATTTGGGGGATTAGGGgtgcagcgtgaagcatctacatgtttccactgatcatggtatataTCATGATTCTAAAGTGCATCTAGGAAATCTCAAAGcgccattttattaatttttccacTATTATCTCTGGCAGGAAAAATGGTACATCCTCCAACGAACAGTTCTCCTATTAAAACAACTATTGAAACATCTCCAATATGATTCAATTCTTGTAAAGACAACTTCTTGAGACAGGTCACCGGCTATTACTAATATGTCAGTCATTAACATCCcttatttcaaaatatataataACGTATACATGTTTAGTCTCTAATCAGTAGCGCCACCTGCTGTTTGAGATGCGCGCATTGTCTTTAAACGGGGTAAATACACTGTGCATTGAGATCATCAACACAGAGAAAGCAACAACcaaaaaacgaaataaataaaataaaaaaataaaacgttttcCCCCCACAATCacattattttctgaaaaagcaACTGGTTGATTGTATTAAGAATAATAACAGGCATTCTGTCAACAGGAGAACGCCATGTTGGAATATTCCAATTTCCCTTAACGGGGGTGTAGGGTTTATTAACAGGCTTTTATTTATCTGTATCACCAAAACTCTATGTTTTTCCTTAATGTGCTTTGAAActaagaatatttatttttaaaataatacatcTACTGAATTCAAACAGCTAAAATATTCATCCGCATTTGTTGTCCTCAGAAATAGTACACAGTgaaacacactgtgtgtgtgttagtgaattCAGACATGGCGCTGAGAGGACTGAGCGGCTGTGCTCGCATTATACTGACCGATGCATCAAGAGCAGCAGTGCTTCGAGGCGCCCTACAGTCACACTGTCTCAAATGTCGAGATGGAGGTATTTGCTATTGCTGCGTGCGAAtgctttctttgttttgtcttacTTTAACTAAACATACAATAGCAAGTGGCCCTAATAGAGTCCAAGGCCAATGTCATTTGGGAGACTAGTTTGATCTCGGAAATGTTTTTATTCAGAGTTGTCATTTACACAAATGCACAGTTGTATATTGGCACAATTACTATTTCTCTTGGCTGTGGTACTTTAagtaaacaaaatgttaaaatagtctTGCCGGTGTTAAATTCCCGCTGACAGTTCTGTCATTTGATGAAAGAAGAAAATGTTTACAAACGTGTCACTCTTTTCAGCAAAACGCCATCTCTTGTCTGAAGATGTGGTGAAGCTCCAGGATTTCCAGCAGAGAAAACTCGCTGTTGCACACCAAGTGTCAGGATCAAAGGGCAGGCATTGTTTGGCATGATTTTAATACCTTAGTACCCTGAGCACTCTCTGGACTGTGATTCCCAGTACCTTAAAGAAATAGTccaccccaaaatgataattctcattcatttcattttttattttattttattattattattattattattattattattattattatttcattttactgacccttatgtcatctcaaactcgcatgactttcttccttctgtgaaACACTAATAAAGTTGTTTTGACAgatatatgatgtgtttatatccacATAATACAAGTCAATGTGGTCCAACACTTTCAGgctccaaaatggacataatggcagcataaaggtaacccATACAATCCATACATCTCGCcaaagagactgcagatgtcaaaatttatattttacattttgatcggtttctcacccaaaactgattgtatcacttctgaagacatggattaaaccacccaAACTGTATGGattgcatttatgtcctttttggagctttaaagtgttggaccccattgacttgcattgtatggacaaaaacacctctcCATCCTCGTCCTCTAACTCAcctatctccatcaaaatatctttgattgtgttcagcagaggaaagtcatacaaatttgagTATGCATTAAAGTGAGTAAACGATTTAAATGAATTATCattttttcggtgaactattcctttaacaatcagAACTGAAAATGTCATTTTCTCTTGCCCTGCCCTGAATGTCACCTGTTTTTACAGGTTATTATTTTGATACCGTAAATCAGAAAATTGAGAAAAACGAGCTAATCTTGAAGGACGAATTGAAACTTCTTCTGCATTTATGCCAGTCTGCTGAAGATGTTATCACGGCTAGAAATGCTATTTACAGGTAAAAATGTGACTAAATCCATTATTCCTCATATAGGGCTATGAACATCTTTTGAGTACTGAGATATAATTTTACCTAAAAAGCAATGCTATTGgaatttgatgcattttgagtgCTTATTTGTTCATAAATCATAATAAAGAAATTAAGCAAGACTACTcaatatttttctatttcttaAACCACTTTAATTGGAGATTATGCAAGGGatgcatttgaatttttttgataGCACTGTTCCCTGTATATCTCTGTGTCTATGGCAGGTACCATAAAGAGAATCGTAACATGGCGTTTGGTGAATTCAGGTTTGGCCCTCTTTTTATGAGGTTATGCTATGAGCTGGGTTTAGAGGAGCTGGCAGCCACAACTATTACAGATCCGGTACATGCCCATGAACTCACAATGTACATATCCATTGTTGTTTCTAGATGAACAATACAGAATGTACTGTTTAAATCAGctgttctcaacctttttgactccaaggccctccattgtccaagacaatatttaaaGTCCGCCATGCCCCCAGAGACTAGGagtgaaaatagaaaaaaaattcttaaacataattaatttcattattataAAAGTTTCAGGAAATATCTGTTGATATGGTATAGGCCATATTTTAGCTggttttagaattttaaatttgtttatatatattatatttagtttACTTTTTATTCATCTGGCAGTTCCCATGGTTGAGAGCCACTGGTTTAGATTGTACTAACAGCTATGCATAACTCTGACATTTGCTTTTCCATCCTTCCCTTGCATAGGCTCTGAAAGGATTCTTTTCAGACTCCACATCATTTAATATCGCCATGGACATGCTTTTCATTAAAGGATGCTACGAAAGTAAGTTTTTCAGTTTATCTCTATTCTAAAGCAGCAATGTAAATTATGGGTCAGTCGGAGAGTTATACTGTTCCCAGTTTGTTTCTGTTGCCTTTCCCATTGGCTTAAATGTGTTGCATTGTCATTGAGATAAAGAACTGAAATGTCTCTTATTTTAATAATCTGTGAGAGACCATGTTCTTACAGGTGGTCTAGAGGTGGTTGGAGAGATGAAGAAACAAGGAGTGCCATTCAACAAAGACACCTTCATACTAGCCTTTGCCACTTGCTATAAACTGGTAAGGGCAAGTCATATATAAGCATGTCAAAGTGTTGTATtgaagaaaatatattaaaaccaAAGAATTAGATGCAAATATATGTATCCCTGTGTCTTGGGATTGGCAGAACACTTCAAAGTCATATCATATCTGTTTGGCCCTGTTGGAAGAAGGTCATACAAAGGGCAGCCTCATCCCTCGGCATGCCTATTGCTTTGCAGCTGCCCTTGCTCTTAAACACGTAAGCTGATTGAGATCCCTCACAATCCTGTTTCAAATTATAGGATTTAAGTAAGGTTTATATTtgacactcatatatatatatatatatatatatgctacatCATTTTAATTAGTCCTGATGGGGGTTATGCCTTGTAACAGCTGATTTTAGTAGACAAATGGCATTTAAGTGTTGTGAAATTGTCATTAAATCACAGTGTTTGAAAGATGAACAATACATCTCACAATCTGATCAATTTCACTGACGTTTTAGAATGATGTGGAGAGAGCCCAGACAATCTACTCTCAGATCATGAGCACAGACAGTCGACTTTGCCAGAACTTAAGAGTAAgttgaattttttgttttatatctgaaTTAATGCTTTAAATCGAGCTTTTAATGTGTAACAACTGTTTCTAGGTGCTCATATTGGCTATGACAGGGTCCATGAAAGATGCAGTCTCTGCCCTCACAACAGCTTTAGTGTCAAAGACTCCAGTACTTGTGAAAAAACCTGAGTTCTCCCAGGAAGTGGTGAGACCTCAACTTTATTATTAGATCTAAAAACAAGCACATAATACTGATAGCACACCAGGTCCTcaatttaaaaacacattaatttaccTCTAGTATCAAAatcattaaaagtaaaaaaaaaataaaagaataataaaataaaaaacaggtcACAAAGCATGTTTTCATACCTTTCCTCTCCCACTCGCTCTGTCTTTCCTTTTGGGCCTTCTTCTACCTGCTTCTGGTCTCACAGgttaatgtattgaagaagaagAGTACTAATGGACTGTGGGAGAAGAAGGTGGAGCAGGTGGTGAGGCGGTTAGAGGAGGCTGGCCAGATCACAGGGCAGACCCTGGATGATTTCCTGTGTCACACCCCCTCAGGGAAAAGGAGGCCTTTGGGAGTAATGGAACAGGAAAGAATGACCAGTCAAAGGACTCGTAGACCTTTGCAGTCCACACTACTGTCAGAGTGAACACTGACTGAACAAGACTCTCAGCTTTAGTGTGCACTATTATGAGTGAAGGTCCTTGATCAGCACACTCTGAAGACGGCACATCCAAGCTCAGGCTTTGGTTTCATCTACCTCCTTTTATATCAAGACAACCTACTGTTACCTTCAACTTTTGAAGTAATTTAAAGACTTAAAATCAGaaagttatgttttgttttttttattttttttttattgttatttgggaTGCTGTAAACTcttatgaaatattattattttttatttttgtttttgttttttttgtgaaatataaAGGAGGTTTGCTGAATAGAGCTGTGAACCCTCTTAATTTCCCAGAGGATATTTAGTTGTCATAACCCTGCTTATGAGCAATATacttcaaaatattaaaaaaacactGATAATCAGTGTCATTGTAAGAATCATGCATGTCTTTTCtaaacaaaacatgaaatcaaaGCAGTTCTGCTAGAAGATAATTGggtgcttaaagggatatttgacccaaaaatgaaaattctttcatcatttactcaccctcatgatatcccagatatgtatgactttctttcttctgcagaacacaaattatgatttttagaagaatatttcagctctgtcgggccatacaatgcaagtgaatgggtgccaaaatgtttatgctccaaaaagcacataaatgcagcataaaagaaatccataggactccagtgtttaatttttttcagaagtgatatgacaggtgtgggtgagaaacagacacaagaagaagaatgtaaaagtgatctgtttctcacccacacctgtcatatcgcttctgaagatattgatttaaccactggagtcttatggatcaaaatttgggcacccattcacttgcattgtatggaccaaaagagctgagatattcttctaaaaatcttcatttgagttctgcagaagaaagtaagttgcatccatctgggatggcacaagggtatgtaaatgatgagagaactttcatttttgggtgaactattcctttaacatgtttattttttgtatgtggCCAGGGTAAGGTCTTACTCATGCAagtgatacactatattgccaaaagtattcgctcatctgcctttagacgcatatgaacttaagtgacatcccattcttaatccatagggtttaatatgacgtcagcccaccctttgcagctataacagcttcgactcttctgggaaggctttccacaaggtttaggagtgcgtttatgggaatttttgaccattcttccagaagcgcatttgtgaggtcagacactgatgttggacgagaaggcctggcttgcagtcttcgctctaattcatcccaaaggtgctctatcgggttgaggtcaggactctgtgcaggccagtcaagttcttccacaccaaactcgctcatccatgtctttatggaccttgctttgtgcactggtgcgcagtcatgttggaacaggaaggggccatccccaaactgttcccacaaagttgggagcatggaattgtccaaaatctcttggtatgctgaagcattcagagttcctttcactggaactaaggggccaagcccagatcctgaaaaacaaccccacaccataatcccccctccaccaaacttcacagttggcacaatgcagtcagacaagtaccgttctcctggcaaccgccaaacccagactcatccatcagattgccagatggagaagcgtgattcgtcactccagagaacgtgtctccactgctctagagtccagtggcggcgtgctttacaccactgcatccgacgctttgcattgcacttggtgatgtatggcttggatgcagctgctcggccatggaaacccattccatgaagctctctacgcattgttcttgagctaatctgaaggccacatgaactttggaggtctgtagcgattgactctgcagaaagttggcgacctctgcgcactacgcgcctcagcatccgctgaccccgctctatcattttacgtggcctaccacttcgtggttgagttgctgtcattcccaatcgcttccactttgttataataccactgacagttgactgtggaatatttagtagcgaggaaatttcacgactggacttgttgcacaggtggcatcctatcacagtaccacgctggaattcactgagctcctgagagcggcccattctttcacaaatgtttgtagaagcagtctgcatgcctaggtgcttcattttatacgcctgtgaccatggaagtgattggaacacctgaattcaattatttggatgggtgagcgaatacttttggcaatatagtgtatttaaaaaCATGTTCTTTTCTACCGTATTATGTTAGTACAAAATCAGCGTTTAAACGTTTTTACGATACATTAAATTTAAGTGCAACATCAAAATGATGTGTGAGTGTGATTGCCTTTtctaaaatctaaatctaaaaagGGAAATATTTAACTAAAATTACTTCTTTGAAAGACGTTAGAAGAGGTGAGTTTTGCATTGTAAGTTTCTCATAAACTGGCATTTTTGTAGCCTGACATTCATGGTTGTTTGTACTACattgtgtgacattgttcacaaTGCTAAAAACAAGCTCCAAATAACACCTAGCCagtttataaatatttaagagtatgcactGAATTAGGGATGACGCGATTATACAGTTTTACTATTAACTGCGATTAAAAATATCATGGTTAATTTAaccataagaatttagaatcatacggttaaaaaccgtgaaatgctttatttacacgtggcaaagaatattatatataatgtataaatataaaatataaaagtttttcgtaagattttgtaagcctaaatgggaaaactctatgtgggtactggagctgttgctatggttacggaggATGGCCATGGTGCTTTAATCAGGTGTCCAGCAACTGAAGTTGAACTTTCAGTTCatgtgaaactgaagcttaaacacaagaattccaaaatataactgaGGAATTCGATCTTCCAGATTAatatccatcaaaaaagcgacttaaaggagctgtttggcagcatttaaatgactgactgaagacgacggatgtaaaacaagcagacagaagtcatagaaagaCACACATTCTACAAATGGCACAAGATGGTCctctttaatatttttagctgtggtgattttaaagtgatgaattaaatatgccacttttttaatgtttaagcCTGCTGAGAGCGCATGGTGCATTTGCCTGTAGCTATCAGTGAGTAAACTGAAAAGTTGCGTCTTAAATCGTCCTCATTGTTTAAAGCATtgtttctgtacaaattcacAGCATTCAAtattaaatgtcaattttagtcattatAGGACTTTAAATCAACTGttgtaagcaatgttcccgttattatgcatagtccaaaggtttagcctatttgtaaggtgttgtggacagtatttagagtctgttgctgattctttatgtTAGGTTTGCCTGGCAGACAACGGATTACTataataaactgatgcagaagaaaaaactgtttaatgccgtGAACTAGGCTAGCctacatgttgcgcacccacaataatcttacagttacgcacttttgaagcactctgtttaCACTTAAGCACATCACTGAGTTTGAGATGTGCATAAGCTGTgttgtgccctagattggagcgtctcttattacgtgtgtgtgtgtatttatcagttttcttattatagggcttcccTTAGCGTCCAtatatcccccagaaatacgtccactTAGACGTTTGGACAATTGTAATATGATGtgcatttttttgcatcagtgctgttgcataataagaaaatgagCATAATTGTAAAAGCAGTTAACcgcgattttttttcttttttttctcagacggtaatctaacgtcaaaaactcacaccgcggcatccctacattgaatatacttttttatttatctgtgcattaatttgaactgttattatgcattgtgtaatatgttgtaatgaaacattacGTCCCCCTCCCACACCGCCCCTCCCCCCACCGGACCCACATTTTGTCCCTctcaatgttcaaaccaaatctacgccattgCCTAACCCAACACAAGTAAAGCAAAATCTAGCAAGACAAAAAATGGAGAAAAGTCCTGGGATGCCCAATGCAGTATCCTTGCAATCATTGTCCTATAatttttacatgaccacatacaaAGTCATTCTGGAGGAGTGGGAACCCTCAAATCATTTTTACTTGGAACAGTGTTAAGAAAATAAGATGCTGTCATCTGGGATGACCACCATTACCCACATAAACAGAGTGAAATGTATTCAGTTTAACAAAAATTGCCAAAGATATTTCTACCAAGTTTCCACTTTCAGGCAGGAATTATGGGTTGAAATTAGGC carries:
- the LOC127439974 gene encoding pentatricopeptide repeat-containing protein 2, mitochondrial-like yields the protein MALRGLSGCARIILTDASRAAVLRGALQSHCLKCRDGAKRHLLSEDVVKLQDFQQRKLAVAHQVSGSKGYYFDTVNQKIEKNELILKDELKLLLHLCQSAEDVITARNAIYRYHKENRNMAFGEFRFGPLFMRLCYELGLEELAATTITDPALKGFFSDSTSFNIAMDMLFIKGCYESGLEVVGEMKKQGVPFNKDTFILAFATCYKLNTSKSYHICLALLEEGHTKGSLIPRHAYCFAAALALKHNDVERAQTIYSQIMSTDSRLCQNLRVLILAMTGSMKDAVSALTTALVSKTPVLVKKPEFSQEVVNVLKKKSTNGLWEKKVEQVVRRLEEAGQITGQTLDDFLCHTPSGKRRPLGVMEQERMTSQRTRRPLQSTLLSE